A window from Pyrococcus yayanosii CH1 encodes these proteins:
- a CDS encoding ribosomal biogenesis protein, with amino-acid sequence MMLITTSHRPTRRTRSFGHDLERVFPNSLYVTRGKKTIQDLLMEAYDRGYERLLIINVWKGNPLKMTFIKVSPDDWGYLGYLYLHGIKLQREIGFKGLNPIREEMPLVVTTAKRVGLDHIAFAQVFAELTNGKFVPRGEKSLMAIADRYNTDVLGVIERHPRGMAINFYRLDVTKERPVGPLISVKIWIMEDGRRWDYKEAFGIKVRPRGKGCEAEED; translated from the coding sequence ATGATGCTCATAACGACGTCCCATAGGCCCACCAGGAGGACAAGGAGCTTTGGCCATGACTTAGAGAGGGTTTTCCCTAACTCCCTCTACGTAACGCGCGGTAAGAAGACCATCCAAGACCTCCTCATGGAGGCCTACGACAGGGGCTACGAAAGATTGCTAATAATCAACGTCTGGAAGGGCAATCCCCTGAAGATGACGTTCATCAAGGTCTCCCCCGACGACTGGGGCTACCTCGGCTACCTTTACCTACACGGCATAAAGCTTCAGAGGGAAATCGGCTTCAAAGGCCTCAACCCAATAAGGGAAGAGATGCCGCTCGTGGTAACTACGGCCAAGCGCGTTGGCCTTGACCACATAGCCTTCGCCCAAGTCTTCGCCGAGCTGACCAATGGGAAGTTCGTGCCCCGCGGAGAGAAGAGCCTTATGGCAATTGCGGATAGATACAACACAGACGTCTTAGGCGTTATCGAGAGGCATCCGAGAGGAATGGCGATAAACTTCTACCGCCTTGACGTTACGAAGGAGAGGCCGGTCGGACCGCTCATAAGCGTCAAGATATGGATAATGGAGGACGGGAGAAGATGGGACTACAAGGAGGCCTTTGGTATAAAGGTGAGGCCGCGAGGGAAGGGCTGTGAAGCCGAGGAAGATTGA
- a CDS encoding SLC45 family MFS transporter: protein MNVKEFKYSRIFLLGFGFFGISIIWALYNAYVPIFLQETFKLNKTITGFIMTIDNLFAVLLLPFLGALSDMTRTRLGRRKPYILLGAPSAALMFALIPLARRYENLSLFMGTIIFMNFFMALFRSPVIAFMPDITPSEKRSQANGIINFMGGLGALLAYFGGKILYDINYAYPFYFGAAIMLIANMLVVLFVPEPEEYRVPGGKLDIGSIIRETARKSFGELKENLKDVFASKERSLLAILLAIFFWFIAFNSLETFFTSYAKYRLGIEESTGAFMLGVFSLSFMLFAIPAGLIGGRIGRRKTIILGLLIVTAVVLLAYQLGESSRPTSSSLNDPVVMSFMGLFFVGGIGWAMINVNSLPMVVDMTTEEKLGGYTGLYYFFSQAANLVAPPLAGAFIDVSGYKTLLPFAAVFFLLALLMVRFVKRGDIVGEIAKSYEYVPDVD from the coding sequence ATGAACGTGAAGGAGTTCAAGTACAGCAGGATATTCCTTCTTGGCTTCGGCTTCTTCGGAATAAGCATCATCTGGGCCCTCTACAATGCCTATGTCCCAATATTTCTCCAGGAGACCTTCAAGCTCAACAAGACTATCACGGGCTTCATTATGACGATTGACAACCTGTTCGCCGTTCTGCTCCTTCCTTTCCTCGGTGCTCTGAGCGACATGACGCGGACGAGGCTTGGAAGAAGGAAGCCTTACATCCTGCTCGGTGCCCCCTCCGCCGCCCTGATGTTTGCGCTCATCCCCCTTGCCCGGAGATATGAAAACCTTTCCCTGTTCATGGGGACGATAATCTTTATGAACTTCTTCATGGCTCTCTTCCGCTCTCCCGTCATCGCTTTCATGCCTGACATAACCCCAAGCGAGAAGAGGAGCCAGGCCAACGGTATAATCAACTTTATGGGTGGCCTTGGCGCTCTGCTGGCCTACTTTGGTGGAAAGATTCTTTACGACATAAATTACGCTTATCCTTTCTACTTCGGTGCCGCGATAATGCTGATAGCGAACATGCTCGTCGTCCTTTTCGTTCCCGAGCCTGAGGAGTACCGCGTTCCAGGAGGAAAGCTTGACATTGGGAGTATCATCAGGGAGACGGCAAGGAAGAGCTTTGGTGAACTGAAGGAGAACCTCAAGGACGTCTTCGCGAGCAAGGAGAGAAGCCTTCTTGCAATACTCCTGGCGATATTCTTCTGGTTTATTGCCTTCAACTCGCTGGAGACCTTCTTCACGAGCTACGCCAAGTATCGCTTAGGCATCGAGGAGAGCACCGGCGCCTTCATGCTTGGTGTTTTCTCGCTGAGCTTCATGCTCTTCGCAATCCCGGCAGGGTTAATTGGCGGGAGGATTGGAAGAAGGAAGACGATAATCCTCGGCCTGCTCATCGTGACGGCAGTCGTGCTTTTGGCGTATCAGCTTGGTGAAAGCTCGAGGCCTACCAGCAGCTCCCTTAACGATCCCGTCGTCATGAGTTTCATGGGGCTCTTCTTCGTTGGTGGCATAGGCTGGGCGATGATAAACGTTAATTCCCTGCCGATGGTCGTTGACATGACCACGGAGGAAAAGCTCGGTGGCTACACCGGCCTCTACTACTTCTTCAGCCAGGCGGCCAACCTCGTAGCACCGCCCCTCGCCGGAGCCTTCATAGATGTTTCTGGCTATAAGACGCTCCTGCCCTTTGCGGCGGTGTTCTTCCTGCTGGCCCTCCTAATGGTGAGGTTCGTCAAGAGGGGGGATATCGTGGGAGAAATTGCCAAGTCCTATGAATACGTCCCGGATGTCGATTGA
- a CDS encoding DNA-directed RNA polymerase subunit P, which produces MVEAVYRCAKCGREVKLDLSITRDLRCPYCGSKILYKPRPKVARRVKAI; this is translated from the coding sequence ATGGTTGAAGCCGTCTACAGGTGCGCCAAGTGCGGCCGTGAAGTCAAGCTCGATCTATCCATAACCAGGGACCTCCGTTGTCCTTACTGCGGGAGCAAAATCCTCTACAAGCCGAGGCCGAAGGTTGCCAGAAGGGTAAAGGCAATCTGA
- a CDS encoding glycerophosphodiester phosphodiesterase family protein, with protein sequence MYWKRNDVIVLGHRGYMSRYPENTLLAFQKALEAGADGIELDVWLTRDGNVIIMHDETIDRTSNMRGRQKGMTLEELKKAELGMGQRIPTLEEVFGLLPKNVLVNIELKDPDAAEKVAGIVRENNPERIMISSFHIEALRRYRKYDRDTIMGLLIDREDIVPLIPKLKEELNLWSVNVPMEAIPIIGFERTAKAIAWARSLDLRVVLWTENDELFYTNDNLARLKGMFEVVIANDVERIIEYLKELGLR encoded by the coding sequence ATGTATTGGAAGAGAAACGACGTCATAGTCCTTGGACATAGGGGATACATGAGTAGATACCCCGAGAACACCCTCTTAGCCTTTCAAAAGGCTCTTGAAGCCGGTGCCGATGGAATAGAGCTCGACGTCTGGCTCACGAGGGATGGAAATGTTATAATAATGCATGACGAGACCATAGACAGAACGAGCAACATGCGGGGCAGGCAGAAGGGCATGACGCTTGAGGAGCTCAAGAAGGCAGAGCTCGGCATGGGTCAGCGCATTCCCACGCTTGAAGAGGTATTTGGGCTCCTTCCAAAAAACGTGCTCGTAAACATCGAGCTCAAAGATCCAGACGCCGCCGAGAAGGTCGCCGGGATAGTCAGGGAGAACAACCCCGAGAGGATTATGATATCCTCCTTCCATATAGAGGCCCTGAGAAGGTACCGCAAATACGATAGGGACACGATTATGGGCCTGCTAATAGACAGGGAAGACATCGTTCCCTTAATCCCCAAGCTCAAGGAGGAGCTGAACCTCTGGTCCGTCAACGTCCCTATGGAGGCCATACCAATAATCGGGTTCGAGCGGACCGCAAAGGCCATAGCCTGGGCCCGTTCCCTTGACCTGAGGGTCGTCCTCTGGACGGAGAACGATGAGCTCTTCTACACTAATGACAACCTGGCGAGGCTCAAGGGAATGTTCGAGGTCGTCATAGCGAACGACGTGGAGAGGATTATTGAGTACCTGAAGGAGCTGGGTCTCAGATGA
- a CDS encoding MFS transporter, with protein sequence MRRNLGIALLVLSAFTGTLAFRLVTPAVAFYTRDVLGSAMVHISIISASFILARSLSALFSGLLVEKRKKLVYLGALAMAGNAFAVNLYPMAASWLQVTGIKLLNGLLNGIAWPIAQFVVAVTSPRDVRSRVTAVYFISGNLAGLLGNYTYAITQRLGLRVQMHIASTFFLLTAILMMTSYHLLYEGITPRREGKAREAPPINPRVALTASALVSLLTAFTSGEVTYIYVAETLDMERGKVATLIGTVGFLATLLSYIPSKFADLGSERRVIAVVALLAGISPLLVAIKSIWTVPLGIFLGIFAAQAFRPVVRSVLVSAKRASAAIGAVNAVANISTTAGQLLFGAAYPLGEIVVLGVVLKVAPLLFAPASFLLLGIATKVHKRR encoded by the coding sequence ATGAGGAGAAACCTTGGAATCGCTCTCCTCGTGCTTTCCGCCTTCACGGGCACGCTCGCCTTTAGGCTAGTGACTCCAGCAGTAGCCTTCTACACGAGGGACGTCCTAGGATCGGCCATGGTCCACATCTCGATAATCTCGGCATCCTTCATCCTTGCCCGCTCTCTCTCGGCCCTCTTCTCAGGCCTGCTGGTGGAGAAAAGAAAGAAGCTCGTGTACCTCGGGGCCCTCGCGATGGCCGGTAACGCCTTCGCGGTGAATCTCTACCCGATGGCGGCGTCGTGGCTTCAGGTGACCGGCATAAAGCTCCTCAACGGTCTCCTAAACGGGATAGCATGGCCGATCGCCCAGTTTGTCGTGGCGGTAACCTCGCCAAGGGATGTTCGAAGTAGGGTGACCGCCGTATACTTCATTTCTGGCAACCTGGCTGGACTTCTAGGCAACTACACTTACGCCATAACCCAGAGGCTCGGCTTGAGAGTGCAAATGCACATCGCAAGTACCTTCTTCCTCCTGACGGCCATCCTCATGATGACCTCCTACCACCTCCTCTACGAGGGGATAACGCCGCGGAGGGAGGGAAAAGCTAGGGAGGCACCACCCATAAATCCACGGGTGGCATTGACGGCCTCCGCCCTGGTGTCACTCCTCACGGCCTTCACCTCGGGCGAGGTGACCTACATTTACGTGGCCGAGACACTTGATATGGAGAGGGGAAAAGTCGCGACTCTCATAGGAACCGTTGGGTTCCTCGCAACGCTCCTGTCCTACATCCCGTCCAAGTTCGCGGATTTGGGAAGCGAGAGAAGGGTAATCGCGGTGGTCGCCTTACTGGCCGGCATCTCGCCCCTGCTGGTAGCTATCAAGAGCATCTGGACGGTACCCCTCGGAATCTTCCTCGGGATATTCGCGGCCCAGGCGTTCAGGCCGGTTGTTAGGAGCGTTTTGGTGTCCGCGAAGAGGGCGTCGGCAGCCATAGGAGCCGTTAACGCCGTGGCCAACATCTCAACAACAGCAGGTCAGCTCCTCTTCGGAGCGGCGTATCCCCTGGGGGAGATCGTAGTCCTCGGGGTCGTGTTGAAGGTGGCTCCCCTGCTCTTCGCTCCCGCATCCTTCTTGCTCCTTGGAATCGCCACGAAGGTGCACAAGCGAAGATAA
- a CDS encoding NAD(P)/FAD-dependent oxidoreductase, whose product MYDVVVIGGGPAGMAAAIKAKELGLNVLLLDENDYLGGILPQCIHPGFGIHYFREELTGPEFAHRLKERLKELRVKVKGNARVLSIENYSDLEKVVTFVSPEGIFDVRTKTIIYAAGARERHAFEIGIVGDRVAGIYTAGEAQTLMDIYGIMPGKEIVIVGSGDVGLIMARRFALEGARVKAVIELMPYPGGLARNIMILRDFNIPLYLSHKVVEVRGRGRVKRVKVVKVDENLRETGEEFWISCDTLIISAGLIPNVKLLKEVGVEIDPATGGPVVNDRLETSVPGIFVAGNALVINDLVDYVAEQGELAAEGAKEFVENEGIGTKRWIRLKRGQNVRLLAPHYLSGERDVWIYARVSKPMENVAVEFPEIGKRIRLPVVKPAEMLRIRLRKKEIARAKGAITMEVVPL is encoded by the coding sequence ATGTACGACGTTGTGGTAATCGGGGGCGGGCCTGCGGGAATGGCCGCCGCCATAAAAGCTAAGGAGCTCGGCCTGAACGTCCTCCTTCTGGACGAGAACGACTATCTGGGCGGAATTCTGCCACAGTGCATACACCCGGGTTTTGGAATCCATTACTTCAGGGAAGAGCTGACGGGGCCGGAGTTCGCTCACCGCCTTAAGGAGAGGCTCAAGGAGCTAAGGGTAAAAGTGAAGGGGAACGCGAGAGTACTTTCCATAGAGAACTACTCCGACCTCGAGAAGGTCGTCACGTTCGTCTCGCCCGAGGGCATTTTCGACGTGAGGACGAAGACCATAATCTACGCCGCCGGTGCAAGGGAAAGGCACGCATTCGAGATAGGCATCGTCGGTGATAGGGTTGCAGGCATCTATACGGCGGGAGAAGCTCAAACACTCATGGACATCTACGGTATAATGCCCGGTAAGGAGATAGTCATCGTTGGCTCGGGCGACGTTGGATTGATAATGGCACGTCGCTTCGCCCTCGAAGGTGCAAGGGTCAAGGCCGTCATAGAGTTAATGCCTTATCCCGGCGGCCTTGCGAGGAACATCATGATACTTAGGGACTTCAACATCCCCCTCTATCTGAGCCACAAAGTGGTTGAGGTCAGGGGAAGAGGTAGGGTTAAGAGGGTGAAAGTGGTCAAGGTCGATGAGAACCTCAGGGAGACCGGGGAAGAGTTCTGGATAAGCTGTGATACTCTGATAATCTCCGCCGGGCTAATTCCGAACGTAAAGCTTCTCAAAGAGGTGGGTGTTGAGATAGACCCGGCAACCGGCGGCCCAGTGGTCAACGACAGGCTAGAGACTAGCGTTCCCGGAATCTTCGTGGCCGGAAACGCCCTCGTAATAAACGATCTCGTGGATTACGTGGCCGAGCAGGGCGAGCTTGCCGCTGAAGGAGCCAAGGAGTTCGTGGAGAACGAGGGGATTGGGACGAAGCGCTGGATTCGGCTGAAGAGGGGACAGAACGTCAGGCTTCTGGCTCCGCACTATCTCAGCGGCGAGCGGGACGTTTGGATTTACGCACGCGTTTCTAAACCCATGGAGAACGTTGCCGTGGAGTTCCCAGAGATAGGCAAGAGAATCCGCCTCCCGGTCGTGAAGCCGGCCGAGATGCTCAGGATAAGGCTGAGGAAGAAGGAGATAGCGAGGGCCAAGGGAGCCATCACGATGGAGGTGGTGCCCCTATGA
- a CDS encoding NAD(P)/FAD-dependent oxidoreductase, whose translation MKKLRIAIIGAGITGASIARVLSRYENLEVHLIDKNPDVGWGVSKANTAIIHGGYDDDPDKYPVRARLCVRGNRLWHQWVKELEIPHVWNGALVVALKEEDFDELEKLLERGRRNGVPEMRIVEGEELFRLEPGLTKEALGALWVPIVGQIGPISAVIAIAENAVANGVKTHLETEVTGIRVERGEVKGVETNEGFIKADIVINAAGLYADEIARMVGVDYFEIHPRKGEYWIFDEGIPGPRRVLFPTPTPISKGIVVTTEISGHLMIGPNAQDLPAEEKDNLATTREGLEEVWEGAKKLWPNLPPRDKVIRTFTGLRPEPTGGDFIIKAEEVWGFINVAGIRSPGLTSAPAIAYEVVEIIRRDLGIELVEKKKWNPYRRDITHFFALPREKANEFIKRNPAYGRIVCRCNKVSEGDVLEAIERMKFLAIKTPSVDSVKFRTKATTGTCQGSFCRPRIIQILAREYGVEPWQVTLKGKGSEIGIGDVKVLLRREA comes from the coding sequence ATGAAAAAGCTCCGAATTGCCATAATTGGGGCCGGAATAACCGGGGCCAGCATAGCACGCGTTCTGAGCCGTTATGAAAACCTTGAGGTGCACCTAATAGACAAGAACCCCGACGTTGGCTGGGGCGTGAGCAAAGCAAACACGGCGATAATACACGGGGGATATGACGATGATCCGGACAAGTACCCGGTGAGGGCAAGGTTGTGCGTGAGGGGTAACCGCCTCTGGCATCAGTGGGTCAAGGAGCTGGAGATACCCCACGTGTGGAACGGGGCACTCGTGGTCGCCCTGAAGGAGGAGGACTTCGATGAGCTGGAGAAGCTACTAGAGCGCGGGAGACGGAATGGCGTTCCCGAGATGAGGATAGTTGAAGGGGAGGAACTCTTCCGCCTCGAGCCAGGATTGACGAAAGAAGCTTTGGGAGCCCTCTGGGTGCCGATAGTAGGTCAAATAGGGCCAATTTCAGCTGTTATAGCAATCGCCGAGAACGCTGTGGCAAACGGCGTTAAGACGCATCTCGAGACGGAAGTGACTGGAATAAGGGTTGAGAGGGGCGAGGTCAAGGGCGTTGAAACTAATGAAGGCTTCATTAAGGCGGATATCGTGATAAATGCCGCTGGCCTCTATGCTGACGAGATAGCGAGGATGGTAGGCGTCGACTACTTCGAGATACACCCGAGGAAGGGTGAATACTGGATATTCGACGAAGGCATTCCCGGGCCGAGAAGAGTTCTCTTCCCAACTCCGACGCCGATAAGCAAGGGTATAGTCGTTACCACCGAGATAAGCGGCCACCTCATGATTGGACCCAACGCTCAGGATCTGCCAGCTGAAGAGAAGGACAACCTTGCGACGACGAGGGAAGGCCTCGAAGAGGTTTGGGAAGGGGCCAAAAAGCTCTGGCCCAACCTTCCGCCAAGGGACAAGGTAATAAGGACGTTCACCGGCTTAAGGCCTGAGCCGACGGGTGGAGACTTCATAATAAAGGCTGAGGAGGTCTGGGGCTTCATAAACGTCGCCGGAATACGCTCTCCGGGATTAACCAGCGCCCCAGCCATAGCCTACGAGGTCGTCGAGATAATCCGGAGGGACCTCGGGATAGAGCTCGTTGAGAAGAAAAAGTGGAATCCCTATCGCAGGGATATAACTCACTTCTTCGCCCTCCCAAGGGAGAAGGCAAATGAGTTCATAAAGAGAAACCCGGCCTACGGAAGGATAGTCTGCCGCTGTAATAAGGTTAGCGAGGGCGATGTACTTGAGGCGATAGAGAGAATGAAATTCCTTGCCATTAAGACGCCGAGCGTCGATTCCGTCAAGTTTAGGACAAAGGCGACGACAGGCACGTGCCAAGGAAGCTTCTGCAGGCCACGCATAATCCAGATACTCGCAAGGGAATACGGCGTTGAACCTTGGCAGGTAACCCTGAAGGGGAAGGGCAGCGAAATCGGCATAGGCGACGTCAAGGTTCTGCTCAGGAGGGAGGCGTGA
- the pcc1 gene encoding KEOPS complex subunit Pcc1 translates to MKPRKIEGRLVLEFPSEDVAKVVYQAVLYEHLTVPYRRSEIEFRLDGRRIVIELRADDSSALRGTLNSYLRWIKVAIDAVEI, encoded by the coding sequence GTGAAGCCGAGGAAGATTGAGGGCCGGCTCGTTCTCGAGTTTCCGAGCGAAGACGTTGCAAAGGTCGTTTACCAGGCCGTCCTCTACGAGCACCTGACGGTTCCTTACAGGAGGAGCGAGATTGAATTTCGGCTGGATGGGAGGAGAATCGTAATAGAGCTGAGAGCTGATGACAGCTCGGCCCTGAGAGGAACCCTCAATTCCTACCTCCGCTGGATAAAGGTCGCAATAGATGCTGTTGAGATTTGA
- a CDS encoding prefoldin subunit beta — MQNVPPQVQAMLGQLESYQQQLQLVIQQKQRIQAELTEAKKALEEIEKLPDDAVIYKTIGTLIVKTEKSKAVEELKEKVETLEVRLNALNRQEQKVNEKIKELTQKIQAALRPAAG; from the coding sequence ATGCAGAACGTTCCGCCCCAGGTCCAAGCCATGTTGGGACAGCTCGAGAGCTACCAGCAACAGCTCCAGCTCGTGATCCAGCAGAAGCAGAGAATCCAGGCCGAGCTCACCGAGGCAAAGAAGGCCCTTGAGGAAATTGAAAAGCTTCCCGACGATGCGGTGATCTACAAGACCATCGGAACCCTCATCGTGAAAACAGAGAAGAGCAAGGCCGTGGAGGAGCTGAAAGAAAAGGTAGAAACTTTAGAGGTCCGCCTGAACGCCCTAAACAGGCAGGAACAGAAAGTGAACGAGAAGATTAAGGAGCTGACACAGAAGATACAGGCCGCCCTTAGGCCGGCCGCCGGCTGA
- a CDS encoding DUF1667 domain-containing protein, translating to MIYRFTCIVCPLGCTIEVEVDDDRVKAVRGHTCQRGKEWAIEEVTNPKRVVMSVIPVEGGRLPTVSVKTAEPVPKEKISELMRFLARLKVKAPVRPGEVVAEFDGVKIVATREA from the coding sequence ATGATATACCGCTTCACTTGCATAGTCTGCCCCCTCGGTTGCACAATCGAGGTCGAGGTTGATGATGACAGGGTCAAGGCTGTTAGGGGCCACACCTGCCAACGGGGAAAGGAGTGGGCCATTGAAGAGGTAACCAATCCAAAGAGGGTCGTCATGAGCGTTATTCCTGTTGAAGGAGGAAGGCTACCGACGGTGAGCGTCAAGACGGCGGAACCAGTCCCGAAGGAGAAGATTTCCGAGCTTATGAGGTTCCTCGCTCGCCTCAAGGTCAAAGCTCCCGTGAGACCAGGGGAAGTCGTTGCAGAGTTTGATGGGGTTAAGATAGTGGCGACGAGGGAGGCCTAA
- a CDS encoding DUF3194 domain-containing protein — translation MKKVIHIGLPELSEEDLIEIGDIAQRVIIDHIFEYLNKSDVKDLEVTARINREDTLDLELEVYLEIPIFVKVDVERVIEEALDKAYEAVERRLRELAGKSGMVE, via the coding sequence ATGAAAAAGGTCATCCACATAGGCCTGCCGGAGCTCAGTGAGGAGGATCTTATCGAGATAGGGGACATCGCCCAGAGGGTTATAATCGACCACATCTTTGAATACCTTAACAAAAGCGACGTGAAGGACTTGGAGGTAACCGCGAGGATAAACAGGGAGGATACCCTCGACTTAGAGCTGGAGGTTTATCTGGAGATTCCGATATTCGTCAAGGTGGACGTTGAGAGGGTAATAGAAGAAGCCCTCGACAAGGCCTATGAGGCCGTGGAAAGAAGGCTCAGGGAGCTCGCCGGTAAGTCGGGGATGGTTGAATGA
- a CDS encoding 50S ribosomal protein L37ae, producing the protein MSGTKKVGSAGRFGARYGLKIRRRVAAVEAKMRQKHTCPVCGRNAVKRISTGIWQCQKCGATFAGGAYLPVTPAGKVAKRVTSSE; encoded by the coding sequence ATGAGCGGAACTAAGAAGGTCGGTTCAGCCGGAAGGTTTGGGGCAAGGTATGGTCTTAAGATAAGGAGGAGAGTTGCCGCTGTTGAGGCCAAGATGAGGCAGAAGCACACCTGCCCGGTGTGCGGCAGGAACGCCGTCAAGAGGATAAGCACGGGAATATGGCAGTGCCAGAAGTGCGGGGCAACTTTTGCGGGCGGTGCATACCTGCCCGTCACTCCAGCAGGTAAGGTCGCCAAGAGGGTTACGAGCTCTGAGTGA
- the glpK gene encoding glycerol kinase GlpK, with protein sequence MEKFVLSLDEGTTSARAIIFDRNSEILGFGQYEFPQHYPRPGWVEHDPEEIWDAQLRAIKTALEMAKVEPSQIAAIGVTNQRETTIVWDRKGKPLYNAIVWQCRRTAEIVEEIKKEYGDVIKEKTGLVPDAYFSASKLKWVLDNVPGLRERAEKGEVMFGTVDTFLIYRLTGEHITDYSNASRTMLFNIKKLEWDEELLEIFGIPESILPEVRESSEVYGYTKKELLGAEIPVSGDAGDQQAALFGQAAFEEGTVKATYGTGNFILANTGRMILYSDNLLTTIAWGLDGKVTYALEGSVFITGAAVQWLRDGIEIIKSASETEELATKLASNEGVYFVPAFVGLGAPYWDQFARGLIIGITRGTSREHFARATLEAIAYLTRDVIEEMERLISIKELRVDGGATANNFLMQFQADILNKRVIRPVVKETTALGAAYLAGLAVDYWESLDEIRALWRAERVFEPSMDEETRERLYRGWKEAVKRAMGWAKIVAA encoded by the coding sequence ATGGAGAAGTTTGTGCTCTCCCTAGATGAAGGAACCACATCAGCAAGGGCTATAATCTTCGACAGGAACAGTGAGATTCTCGGCTTTGGACAGTACGAGTTCCCCCAGCACTACCCCAGGCCCGGCTGGGTGGAGCACGACCCTGAGGAAATCTGGGACGCACAGCTCAGGGCCATAAAAACGGCGCTTGAGATGGCCAAGGTGGAGCCTAGTCAGATAGCGGCAATTGGAGTCACAAACCAGCGCGAGACGACAATAGTCTGGGACAGGAAAGGAAAACCCCTCTACAACGCCATAGTCTGGCAGTGCAGGAGGACGGCCGAAATCGTCGAGGAGATAAAGAAGGAATACGGCGACGTTATCAAAGAGAAGACTGGCCTCGTTCCCGACGCCTACTTTTCGGCGAGCAAGCTTAAGTGGGTCCTCGACAACGTTCCCGGCCTTAGGGAGAGGGCCGAGAAGGGCGAGGTCATGTTCGGAACGGTTGATACGTTCCTCATCTACCGCCTCACGGGCGAGCACATAACGGACTATTCGAACGCGTCCAGAACAATGCTCTTCAACATCAAAAAGCTGGAGTGGGACGAGGAGCTCCTAGAAATCTTCGGAATTCCTGAGAGCATTCTGCCAGAGGTTAGGGAGTCGAGCGAGGTTTACGGCTACACTAAGAAGGAACTTTTAGGGGCCGAAATCCCTGTGAGCGGAGACGCCGGCGACCAGCAGGCGGCACTTTTTGGCCAGGCCGCCTTCGAGGAGGGCACGGTTAAGGCCACCTACGGAACCGGCAACTTTATCTTAGCGAACACTGGCAGGATGATACTTTACTCAGACAACCTCCTCACGACGATAGCCTGGGGACTGGACGGAAAGGTAACCTACGCCCTCGAGGGTAGCGTGTTCATTACGGGCGCCGCCGTCCAGTGGCTCCGCGATGGGATTGAGATAATCAAGAGTGCTTCCGAGACGGAAGAATTGGCTACAAAGCTCGCCTCAAATGAAGGCGTCTACTTCGTTCCAGCGTTTGTGGGCCTCGGTGCTCCTTACTGGGACCAGTTTGCGAGGGGCTTGATAATCGGCATAACGCGTGGAACGAGCAGGGAGCATTTCGCGAGGGCAACGCTCGAGGCGATAGCCTATCTGACGAGGGACGTCATCGAGGAAATGGAGAGGCTTATCTCCATTAAGGAGCTCCGCGTTGATGGAGGGGCAACCGCGAACAACTTCCTCATGCAGTTCCAAGCTGACATCCTGAACAAGAGGGTGATAAGGCCCGTCGTGAAGGAAACAACAGCCCTTGGAGCCGCCTACCTGGCGGGTCTCGCCGTTGACTACTGGGAGAGCTTGGATGAGATAAGGGCACTCTGGAGGGCCGAGAGGGTCTTCGAGCCGAGCATGGATGAGGAAACGAGGGAAAGACTATACCGCGGATGGAAGGAGGCCGTGAAGAGGGCAATGGGCTGGGCGAAAATCGTGGCGGCTTGA